A genomic stretch from Leishmania infantum JPCM5 genome chromosome 25 includes:
- a CDS encoding putative protein transport protein Sec61 gamma subunit — translation MDFLDDILFHPIVAFTKNSRMLVRKCQKPNYNEFTTAAIAALIGFFMMGFLGFFVKLVFIPINNVILGA, via the coding sequence ATGGACTTCCTTGATGACATTCTGTTCCACCCCATCGTGGCCTTCACCAAGAACAGCCGCATGCTGGTACGCAAGTGCCAGAAACCGAACTACAACGAGTTCACGACGGCTGCCATCGCAGCGTTGATCGGCTTCTTCATGATGGGCTTCCTCGGTTTCTTTGTTAAGCTGGTGTTCATCCCGATCAACAACGTCATTCTTGGTGCGTAA
- a CDS encoding dehydrogenase-like protein, with product MSAIKRSLNVGVVGMGNMGIPITRNLAFKARSAMYLQIHSRTLSKARQVCDDMSADGATCAMRIHDRYSTMTKWCDVILLTLAHRVASRKVLLEDSEALVTNARPGQIIVDHTTVDMELSRECAHEAERRGAVFLDAPMSGSPKQAFNNQLVLMVGGPAEQVQRVSPIFRMYADNIHHMGANGSGTAAKLLSQALVASHNAAAAEAMTIANRLGIEDYQKLIQVLDASWGSSTMLRRNAPTMQDLVRNPDKLAPSSGASIDNLLEDLALLDASLPKIEKGDDGNGGREVEEERFPVLDASLRMLGAAAESGMGDRDMAAVIHYIPAAAAMEKEEGVRVQPRGLTSGAFLGRNATGRVSNGPAAAGAAVATSSPPVSAEIEMDPGFLADSLSAAESSSNDKGSTTQAASIAEPLTTASSQQPPAFTLEDFY from the coding sequence ATGTCAGCCATTAAGCGCTCGCTGAACGTGGGTGTGGTGGGCATGGGTAACATGGGCATTCCCATTACCCGAAACCTCGCCTTCAaggcacgcagcgccatgTATTTGCAGATCCACAGCCGCACTCTCAGCAAGGCGCGCCAAGTGTGCGATGACATGAgcgccgatggcgccacctgcgccatGCGCATCCACGACCGCTACAGCACCATGACCAAGTGGTGTGACGTCATCCTGCTGACCTTGGCACACCGGGTCGCCTCACGGAAGGTCCTCctggaggacagcgaggccCTCGTCACCAACGCCCGTCCTGGGCAGATTATCGTGGACCACACGACCGTGGACATGGAGCTGTCGCGCGAGTGCGCCCAcgaggcagagcggcgcGGTGCCGTCTTCCTCGACGCCCCGATGAGCGGTAGTCCGAAGCAGGCCTTCAACAACCAGCTCGTGCTCATGGTGGGTGGGCCGGCGgagcaggtgcagcgggtGTCGCCAATCTTTCGTATGTATGCGGACAACATCCATCACATGGGCGCCaatggcagcggcacggcggctAAGCTGCTCTCTCAAGCGCTGGTGGCCTCGCAcaatgccgccgccgcggaggcaaTGACGATTGCGAATCGGCTCGGCATCGAGGACTACCAGAAGCTCATCCAAGTCTTGGACGCCTCGTGGGGCTCGAGCacgatgctgcgccgcaacGCGCCAACGATGCAGGACCTCGTGCGCAACCCGGACAAGCTGGCACCATCCTCTGGCGCCAGCATCGACAACCTTCTCGAGGAtctcgcgctgctcgacGCCTCCTTACCAAAGATCGAgaagggcgacgacggcaatGGTGGGCGCGAGGTTGAGGAGGAGCGCTTCCCTGTGCTAGACGCGTCGCTGCGCATGctgggcgccgccgccgaatcTGGGATGGGTGACCGTGATATGGCGGCCGTCATCCACTACATcccggcggccgccgccatggagaaagaagagggggtCCGCGTTCAGCCTCGCGGGCTCACGTCCGGCGCTTTTCTTGGCCGAAACGCCACCGGAAGGGTGAGCAAtggtccagcagcagcaggggctGCAGTAGCGACttcgtcgccgccggtgtcGGCGGAGATCGAGATGGACCCGGGCTTTCTGGCGGACTCGCTCAGTGCCGCCGAAAGTAGCAGCAACGACAAAGGCAGCACGACGCAAGCCGCATCAATCGCGGAGCCGTTGACAACAGCTTCCTCGCAGCAGCCCCCAGCATTCACCCTGGAGGACTTTTACTAG
- a CDS encoding frataxin-like protein: MNCARLHQRIPLRAMALTTTSYPALAPSHSFANASTSVMTASAMAVAHRAAATTGASDATTTAQVVHYSKLGMDGFTDIKFNTAADELLELVETKVDALDSAAVEDVSCNGGVLTLETTERGTFILNKQAPNVQLWLSSPISGPHHYDMITVTQDGHEKVSWKSDHDGHDLVKKLEKELTEVLGTAFKL, from the coding sequence ATGAACTGCGCAAGACTGCATCAGCGCATTCCGCTGCGCGCAATGGCGTTGACGACCACCAGCTACCCCGCACTCGCCCCTTCGCACTCGTTCGCGAACGCTAGCACGAGTGTCATGACAGCAAGCGCGATGGCCGTTgcgcatcgcgcagcagccaccaccgGGGCCAGCGACGCGACCACTACCGCGCAGGTTGTCCACTACTCCAAGCTTGGCATGGATGGCTTCACGGACATCAAGTTCAATACGGCCGCCGACGAGCTGCTTGAGCTCGTTGAGACGAAGGTGGATGCTCTCgacagcgcggcggtggaggatGTCAGCTGTAATGGCGGCGTTCTGACCCTCGAAACGACGGAGAGGGGCACTTTCATCCTCAACAAGCAAGCTCCGAATGTGCAGCTGTGGCTCTCCTCTCCTATCTCCGGCCCTCACCACTACGACATGATCACCGTGACGCAGGACGGCCACGAAAAGGTGTCGTGGAAGTCGGACCATGACGGGCATGACTTGGTGAAgaagctggagaaggagtTGACGGAGGTGCTCGGCACTGCCTTCAAACTGTGA